The Lathyrus oleraceus cultivar Zhongwan6 chromosome 5, CAAS_Psat_ZW6_1.0, whole genome shotgun sequence genome includes the window TTGATTGAGTTTTGACTTGGTGTAGAGAAGAAATTTGAGAGAGTTTGAAGTTGAGTTTGAGTAAACTGTGAAATGAGGAAGGAGAAGGATCTAACGCGATTTAACCTACAAAatattccggagatgcatctccggaatatTTTAACGTTAAGTGACCTTTTGATGcatccagagatgcatctctgaaatcTTGGAGCATTTATGTATTTTTGTGTGGTGGCTAAGAAACTTATGAAATGCATTAAGAAATCTTCAATAAAAGATGGACACAATCCATTCTAGTATCCCTAAAGCCTAAAAAGTTGAAAATTGTCATTTTTGCCTGATTTAAGCATGTGCTCGCAAAATTCTCCCAAATTGGACTTGCAAAGTCAAGGGACGACCCATCAAAAATAGTGGGTCAATATAGGGTCTGCCTCGTTTTTTCACCCCTAATAAAGATAGAAAATAATTTTTCAGTAAATGGTCAAATACAAGTATTGATAAATGCATCTCTTGTGTTTACAATTGGTGAAAGCATAAAGTTTAACAAATAAAAACTTTTCAACTAAAATGATCTATAGACATGGATGAGTTTTTAACTGCACTATTTATCCCACATGACATTTAAAATACACTAACACAACATTCCAAAATATGAAGACAATTGCATTCAACAAAAACATAAACTTGAAGCATAAACATATCATATACATCTAACATAACAGTTAAAAAAATTGAGATCATTCATCTGTCAAAGGCATAATATGACTACTTACTCTCAAATCAACCTCTATCAATTTAGTTCATGTACTTGGCTAATTTGATCCGATGGACAAAGTTCTAGTGTTGACACAAACTTCTATAAACTAACCGAAAAATATTTCATCAATAATGAAAGCATGAATATAAGGAAGTCGTGTTTCTCTAGCAAGAATATGCACTATAAAGCAGGAAATCCAGTTTCCCCCTTTGTTCTTTAATTGTATATCATGATATATCAAGATTCTTCAACGTCAACATGTTAAATgcaaataataacaataaaaaagAACCATGATCATTATATTACAAATATTCCAGGAAAAAAAATAGGAGGGAACTGGATTCTTTGTTGTTTTAAGACTTCAGTAAATGTGTTAGAACTCTGATTCTGAAAATGGATTCAACACCCTTTTTCTTTGACTTTGAGTTAAATAGCACCCTTAGCAACAACCACTTGTGGCTCCATTAGACTGGAGATCTTTGTCCTTGAAAATGTTCTTTTTGACCCCTTTGGAACCCTCGGCTATGAGGCTAGGTGTGTCTAAAATCTGGGTGGGACATACAGACCAAAATTTATAAGGGACAAAAGCTATGTAAAAAATTGAGCAAATGTATCCTCAACATACCTTCAAAACAAGCTCTTCAAAGCACTGTTGTACGTTAACTCGAGTTTTAGCACTGCATTCAATAAATAGGCAACCGTATTCTCTTGCAAAGTCTACTCCTTCTTTCTTTGTCACAACTCTATCACTCTCCTGCAAACCAAATACTGATGTCAACTCTTCTAATTGGACGCATGAGAGACAGTAACATGCTCTAATTCAATGTCCAAATCAGAACAATAATTAAATACCATATGTTGCACAAGACTGGACAAGTCTAAGACTCGGAAAATGAAATGATTCCCATATCACCATAATGGAAATGGATTTCAGTGTGCAAATGGCATCCTATAGTGGACCACTCAACCTAATTCAATGCTTATATTTTACTTCAATACTAAAATCCTAAAAGAATACAAGGAAAAATGAGGCGAGAGCATGATTGTAAACTTCCTAAAAGAATATACCTTATCCACTTTGTTTCCAACAAGCATTTTGATGCAGTCCTGATTTGTTGAATAAAGGTCTATTTCCTTAGCCCATACTTCAGAGAGATTTGTAAATGTATCTCGTCGAGTAACATCGTAAGCTGCAGCAATTTTTAGGAAAGAAATGCAGTTAAGGAAAACAAAATTTCAACAGTACATTTACACTTTCCTAAGTTAATGCATCTATACAGATATACAGGCCATTTCCACGTAAATTCAGTCGATAACTTCAATGAGAATGTTAATTATTGGATTGGAACAGCTCCATTAGATGAAAGAGCACTTACTTAACAAGCTATGGCATGATATAGATAGGAAAGTATGTTTTAAAGCGTGCACCTACAATTATCATATTTAGAATAATAAAGAGGAGGATGGTCATTGGAGTTACTTAGGTTTGATGGCACTATAAAAATAGGATAATCAGGATCGAGAGGGTAATTTTCTACATTTGGTAGTTGCTGTGGAAAGAGAAATCCTTTGTGGAGGGGAAGACCCTTGGGAAAATGATATTCTCCATTTCCTGCTTAATTTTTTTCATTCATATACTTATATTCATTTTATTCTATCCTTCTTCCACTAATATTTCTCCGGGTTCCTGACAAATTGGTCTGAACTGCCAAATCTTTTGTTGAGGAAGAAATGAAGGTGGCAGCAGTGTCATTGAAGGAAGCCATGATAATGGATTACAGCATTGTCTGTGGGAATCTAACATTTATGAAATCAAAAAATGTTGTATCAATAAAGATAAGTTAAAAAGGATTTGTTAGATAGTTAGAAGGGATTATAATAAGGAGTTAGGATAGAAGGGGTCACTCCATAcatttgattgttgttgtgaAAGGAATATGAAGGGGGGACCTTTGGGGAGAATTCCATTTTCCATTTCTGTTCAGTTTTCAATGGTACACTTTTATATT containing:
- the LOC127079333 gene encoding ras-related protein RABC1 — encoded protein: MESSTNPEFDYLFKLLMIGDSGVGKSSLLLCFTSDSFEDLSPTIGVDFKVKYVTIDDKKLKLAIWDTAGQERFRTLTSSYYRGAQGIIMAYDVTRRDTFTNLSEVWAKEIDLYSTNQDCIKMLVGNKVDKESDRVVTKKEGVDFAREYGCLFIECSAKTRVNVQQCFEELVLKILDTPSLIAEGSKGVKKNIFKDKDLQSNGATSGCC